A single window of Melospiza georgiana isolate bMelGeo1 chromosome 6, bMelGeo1.pri, whole genome shotgun sequence DNA harbors:
- the MIS18BP1 gene encoding mis18-binding protein 1, with product MRELRSTRQRHGRVCDIIATPSHRSAWGEPPLRSVSLNSIPAGTLTPLKQLLPGQGSGTAADGRASGPQVAGTERQAGPECRPGPGPEGRTGPGPECRPGPGPERPPKRRAPEPPAQESPAKIFQRMKARAEQRRRISPDVILSPAARQHWPDTARGAGSAQPGPGEFQEPSVTPMEPLEVPPAEPPVLETPQKFFLRVKWQQQHQATPPSTQRQQNVPPCRGAEDPSGQAACAEQAGNGPAGELDSDKDDVDVFLVESVEVDADGEMSQRTVASPLQVKSPPWEYGDQAEGRWGNAEAKCTEFDEERRELQPSKKPAAPAGEKAPATNPANPSQPLCSILLSSPVHIPRKQKRAEEPKVPLDKAPADQPAGKAHKEKNICLSSWRIKVLAGNTAICVEGKRKDMRQQLWHSSAIAERVTHNQVQTSSGAVYLLQGKIDSAAMRREGFPHRFIKKFTFGFSRRWKEYVEELLEERRRKEGAQESGGEENEENDSVGGTDVLEPAGGSVSKARKPALRNSTYEVSPENHDNIFVTPSQNSRSDSSGVYTRSGRLVKPPLNYWCGQREFVDQGLNVTIQNGWVDHLNLIPSSEKPKRKTRFISKNKRKEDMKTTKEMPKSKSKGKGSGRGAAPRGEPRPACSRRGRRLLSDEEENDPGVRGTKTKPPQLPARGASSKPKELNKHGSRAPGAAQRAAASAGRSMCEQGYRNSLRSAKERIPLTQQPSEDEEEQSSEDTPLLIRRKKKSILKPEPQKRNPCPGSRGSWDDANKACGQRTAKPSQHVLVRLSGPWSSEESEPPSEGRTSSESSASLLPARARRARGSASPARYCLCSDTKPKGMLSEDTDGRAPPVKTNHGGPSTARPAAAKPRDTRGQNSLELFARAGDGWSEKELQKLHKAIAALPKHRSGFWQEVAMAVGSRSAQECQGKYLEEQQETANKQQPRKTTVGKAESKDPADKKQPVITAKVGTLKRKQQMREFLEHLPKDNHDDIFSATPLQKRRVQLPALRGSREGDTEDFALSELPLSPSSGLFPPVKTPQCGHISPGMLVPINRSDYDRHVFRMQKNTRGSRGTWDKVKKKSAGAVHETPASCRTKRVTPAPVVGNLFTAETANSSCSSEEQDSYFSM from the exons ATGAGGGAACTGCGATCCACCCGGCAGCGCCACGGGCGAGTCTGCGACATCATCGCCACCCCCAGCCACCGCTCCGCCTGGGGAGAGCCGCCGCTCCGCTCGGTGTCCCTCAACAGCATCCCCGCCGGGACGCTCACCCCGCTGAAGCAGCTCCTGCCGGGCCAGGGCAGCGGCACGGCCGCGGACGGCCGCGCGTCGGGCCCGCAGGTCGCGGGGACAGAGCGCCAGGCTGGCCCCGAGtgccggcccggccccggccccgagGGCAGAACCGGCCCCGGCCCCGAGtgccggcccggccccggccccgagCGGCCCCCGAAGCGCCGCGCTCCGGAGCCGCCCGCGCAGGAGTCGCCGGCCAAGATCTTCCAGCGGATGAAGGCGCGGGCGGAGCAGCGGCGCAGGATCTCCCCCGATGTGATCCTGAGCCCCGCGGCCCGGCAGCACTGGCCCGACACGGCCCGGGGGGCGGGCAGCGCTCAGCCGGGACCAGGTGAGTTCCAGGAGCCCTCGGTGACTCC GATGGAGCCCCTGGAAGTGCCCCCAGCAGAGCCTCCTGTGCTGGAAACTCCCCAGAAGTTCTTCCTGCGGGTcaagtggcagcagcagcaccaag CTACACCACCTTCAACCCAAAGGCAGCAGAATGTTCCTCCTTGCAGAGGTGCAGAGGATCCCTCGGGGCAGGCTGCGTgtgctgagcaggcagggaatgggCCTGCAGGGGAGCTGGACTCTGATAAGGATGATGTGGATGTTTTCCTGGTGGAATCTGTCGAGGTGGATGCTGATGGAGAAATGTCTCAAAGGACAGTGGCTTCTCCTCTGCAAGTGAAATCCCCCCCTTGGGAATATGGGGATCAGGCAGAAGGAAGGTGGGGAAATGCAGAAGCAAAATGTACAGAGTTTGATGAAGAgaggagagagctgcagcccagcaaaaaaccagctgctccagcaggggaAAAGGCACCAGCGACTAATCCTGCAaacccctcacagcccctctgtAGCATCTTGCTCTCCTCTCCAGTCCACATTCCAAGGAAGCAGAAGAGGGCAGAAGAACCCAAGGTCCCTTTGGATAAAGCTCCTGCTGACCAACCTGCTGGCAAAGCGCACAAAGAG aaaaacatctgCCTGAGCAGCTGGAGGATTAAAGTGCTGGCTGGAAACACGGCAATCTGtgtggaagggaaaaggaa GGACatgaggcagcagctgtggcacagcagcgCCATCGCGGAGCGCGTCACTCACAACCAGGTGCAGACCTCCTCGGGAGCTGTGTACCTGCTGCAGGGCAAGATTGACTCAGCTGCCATGAGGAGGGAag GCTTCCCCCACCGCTTCATCAAGAAATTCACGTTTGGCTTCTCCAGAAGGTGGAAGGAGTACGtggaggagctcctggaggaaaggaggag GAAAGAAGGAGCTCAAGAGAGTGGTGGGGAGGAGAATGAGGAGAATGACTCCGTGGGGGGAACTGATGTGTTGGAACCTGCAGGAGGCTCAGTGAGCAAAGCCAGGAAACCTGCACTGAGGAACTCCACCTATGAGGTATCACCAGAGAACCATGACAACATCT TTGTTACACCAAGTCAGAACTCTAGGAGTGACTCCAGCGGGGTCTACACCCGCAGCGGGCGCCTCGTCAAACCCCCCCTGAACTACTGGTGTGGCCAGAGGGAGTTCGTGGATCAGGGGCTCAATGTTACCATACAAAATGGATGGGTGGATCATCTGAACCTG atcCCTAGTAgtgaaaaacccaaaagaaagaCCAGGTTCATCTCCAAGAATAAACGAAAGGAAGACATGAAGACAACAAAGGAAATGCCAAAAAGCAAAAGTAAAG GGAAAGGCAGCGGGAGAGGAGCCGCTCCCCGGGGGGAgcccaggcctgcctgcagcaggaggggcaggcgGCTCCTGTCGGATGAGGAGGAGAATGATCCTGGAGTCAGGGgcacaaaaaccaaaccaccccagctccctgcccggGGGGCTTCCTCAAAGCCCAAGGAGCTGAACAAACACGGCAGCAGAGCCCCGGGGGCAgcgcagagagcagcagcatctgcagggCGGAGCATGTGCGAGCAGGGCTACAGGAACTCCCTCAGGTCAGCCAAGGAGAGGATTCCCCTCACCCAGCAGCCCtcagaggatgaggaggagcagtCCAGTGAGGACACCCCACTGCTGatcaggaggaagaagaaatctATATTAAAACCAGAGCCTCAAAAGCGGAATCCTTGCCCTGGCTCCAGAGGCTCCTGGGATGATGCCAACAAGGCCTGTGGCCAAAGGACAGCAAAGCCCTCCCAGCACGTGCTGGTGAGGCTGAGTGGGCCCTGGTCCAGTGAGGAGTCTGAGCCCCCTTCTGAAGGGAGAACATCCTCCGAGTCCAGCgcttccctcctgcctgcccgGGCCAGGAGGGCacggggcagtgccagccctgccag GTACTGCCTCTGTTCCGACACCAAGCCCAAGGGGATGCTCAGCGAGGACACCGACGGCAGAGCGCCCCCtgtaaaaacaaaccacggaggccccagcactgccaggcctgcagcagcaaagcccagagACACGAGGGGGCAGAACTCTCTGGAACTCTTTGCAAGGGCGGGTGATGGCTGGTCTGAGAAGGAATTACAGAAGCTTCACAA GGCCATCGCGGCGCTCCCCAAGCACAGGAGCGGCTTCTGGCAGGAGGTGGCCATGGCCGTGGGGTCCCGCTCTGCCCAGGAGTGCCAGGGGAAGtacctggaggagcagcaggagacagCCAACAAACAGCAGCCCAGGAAAACCACAGTGGGAAAAGCTGAGAGCAAAG ATCCTGCAGATAAGAAGCAGCCAGTGATCACTGCCAAGGTGGGCACCCTCAAACGGAAGCAGCAGATGAGGGAGTTCCTGGAGCACCTGCCCAAGGACAACCACGACGACATCTTCAGTGCAACTCCCCTCCAGAAGAGGAGGGTCCAG ctgccagcactgcgAGGGAGCCGGGAAGGGGACACCGAGGATTTCGCCCTCTCGGAGCTCCCGCTCAGCCCCTCCTCAGGCCTCTTCCCCCCTGTGAAAACCCCACAGTGTGGGCACATCAGCCCGGGAATGCTGG